The sequence below is a genomic window from Gouania willdenowi chromosome 12, fGouWil2.1, whole genome shotgun sequence.
cAAGTCATAATGTCATAAGTGAACAGACTGTCATATTAACTCACATTAGTGTGTTGATAAACTGCATGTCTGACACTGTGGATGGTCCCAATGTTAATTTGTCAAAGAGCTGATGGACACAGAGAAGCTGATGGAAAGCAAATCACACaataggaatgtgcgatattttatcgtttatgatttatcgtcaaattcttaccggtgaaaatgtttttgtcatccctcgatataaacgataaattcccatgtcggaaattagcgcgGCCacaggccatttgtccctcaatttaattaagaatgccccaaaaaaacatgttccacGTTAAAAAAACggcccctgtttgttgtcaacttattattctctgcagcagaacgttgtttacggaagctctgatGTGCACCGCCTCTGTGTGTGAGGTGATCGTTtgagctacctgaagctgccgtgctgcgatacatcatggaccactacttggttaaaaccagataaccatccaacaaagtcaaccaatccaagttcctccgtcagatccagccaaagttccacaaacacggggacagagatgaacctgtagcaacgattatgaactggaaactcaactaaagctaactatgctaagctaacacaccgacacacagagctaacgctaaccactccatataaggaacagaccaagtaaaaagaacacgtcttactgtttatggtcagatttaactcTTTACTATGGAAGGattaaagctaaacatgtcacacgctgtgtgaaataaatgttagcataaataataatgtcactattaattcgtcccaatttgtgaaacgcaatattttttaattatatttcacgtgttcacagccaaagctggtcccattagactaatgtaactattgagattattacacctaaatatactgaatgattaaatcatcagcttgatctggtttaattataggaaatcagagttatttatcaatcattactttatgtaactcattatcagataaattaaacaagattcatcagcagtaaaaacactaatggagttatttttggttttcatgtgctttttttcagaattttttttttatttcaaatgaggaaataaataaattacatgtgacccacatgcactaatgtattccataaaatatcagcttatGAACTCAtagagtcagcagttattgtagcctttttaaatgtgtctaatgttgatgtattcacatttatttgtgtttgtaaagaacctgtttacactaagttgtgaattttctttattattattttttatttattgtgatttttatcgttatcgtgatgaattgtcaatatcgcccatccctatcACACAATCTCAGGCAATGTCGTAGATCATGTTGTGAtaggtttttgttttctgcCAGTTGGCCTTGAGTAACTGTTGTTACTTGTTGTGACCTGAGGAGAATGTCTATAAACCTGcctttagtttaatttattctttcAGGTTTTACAACTTCTCAGCTTACATCATTTCTGTTAAATTGTTCACTACAACTGTTAAAGACGTCGCTAACAACAGCTTAAAGTGGTGACGAGGttttgaaaggttttttttttaaaaaagacttaaaaagGTATTGAACTTAACCTCAAGATTCCTGTGTATACCTtgttcatgaaacatgtaaacatgtggtcTAAATGTAACAGgacagtctataaataaataaaataaacagatatatataattataaaaaagCTTACTAATATCCAGTCAGTAACTGGAGAACTATTATCTGTTTTAACCAATTGGATgttttttaggtaaatcaaactcccaacaaacttaaaataaatgaatacttaaaaaaaaaatttgtagcCTTAGCGATTAGAAAATCGCTTTTTATGATGTcacgataatatcgcaaatgcaattaattgttcaCTTTTAGTATGTGTtgattttccttattttttttttccattttcagcttccaaaaTCTCAGTAACTACATcacatattgtttattattagggatgtaacgattaatcgtaaggcagctaaaaatcgattcatcggtatcacggttcatattgattttctgaaaattgcgTCGCAGTACTTTTATTAAACCaagatatatttatccttctcttgtccaaatgccatggcggcgggcggaatctgctactaccttctttctggccaccttccaatcctaaacatgttcataaatgattccttacccctttagcaccgaaagaatatttgtaagattacgtgaatatctctaaaaatcaagtttttctattagctctgtctgctagcatagcatctcttcttcactgcacagaatagctgcatcccaaccgaacactgggttaccggcgccctctgctggtccaaactaatatctgacgtaaatacagtgcagactgtttttttaaagtccaattgttaaggcacaaaacacattttcagttgcacttttaaaaagaaaaataactattatgcagttttgcattgtttactatagaaccagaatttaaattaataggcttcttcatttgtattattcctttatttatttaattcaagatttatttttagttaagttgcattgttttgaatagtttatcaagggattcttttgacaatgaaaaatgaaaggaaaatagaacagtactttctagttttttccccccaaaaaataaaggaatatttttcagtcatcatttgtctacagtcccattttgtaaaataaatcgtgagagaatcgtatcgtgaacccagtatcgtgaatcgaatcgggagttgagtgaatcgttacatccctatttattggttttccactagtaacataaaaaaaatacattgtagAAAATACAGAACATTAGCAATTTGTTCATAATTtatagtgtttttaaaaaaacaagtgtttctttgatgcaatggtttttatattttttatgttactagtgggaaaaacacacacacacacacacacagtgatctcaggtttttattgacaCACGCTCACACCCACTAAACACACTattacagtaagtgtgtgtaaGCTTTGGTGTGCCACACCCACCACGGAAAGTCAACGTTGTAACTCTTATAGAAGATAAACAAAAGTTATTTAAGCcaacatttatttcatattgataaaaaagagttaaaattcACGTATGTAGAGTCACTTTTATCatgattttcttctttttttaaaagaaaaaaaaaccctgctttTGAACTCTGCACACATTGAtgatctgtcatttttaatgttaaactgttgaaaaactcTTGAAAAAATCttcaaattttcctcaaattattacataatttccataattaaatagaaattggttccaaaatctaggaaatttaaagtgtagatcctgttgggactgatatctgtcacttattggttggatattgtcagttttgtacatattttgtatctcacaaagtgtaaactaggacacaataatgttgaaatgactcgttTTTCAGCATAAAAtccgtggcccacttgagatcaaactgctccgtatttggcccctgaactaaaatggcCTTTTTTAATGTCGACTGTTGGTTTGTGTTAAAGCAACTCTGGAGGGGAGAGCATCGTGCAGACGGCCCTGGACTTCTGGAGAGCGGGACGGGATCGTTCAGAGATTCAGCTCAAAGACCTGGAGACATCgctgtctctgtctgtgttcAACAACAAGGAGAGTGAGTGTGAACCCACTAAACACTGCTTCTATAACTGTTTTTGGGGGTATTTCCCACTTTGAACAAAGGTGAATGTTCATTATGGTATTGAATAAACAAGTAATACCATATTTCATTATTAATCAGAAACTagattaaactaatcacctgcatgaaAACCAAATGAAAAAGTGTTagagtcaaaaatacaggaaataatgaaacattgtttacaatctgtgacaaaaagcttaaaaaaactaattcagTATAAGAAATGAACTAACAGGCaacatattttataatgtatataatgaataaaaacaaaaacaactaattTAAACTAATTAGCTGCATAAAAAGCTaatgtgaaaatgcagtaataaaaaaaaatacaggaaataaagaaacattgtttccaatctgtgacaaaaagcttaGGAAAGCAAAGAAGGACATTcatgttttaaagtttattgttcTGCTACATGTGGAGCACATGACACGCCGACGTCAATCATTATGTTTTCACTTTATTAGttctaatgcagtctaataaattaatgctcttttaaatttctactacgtatttatgtttttaaattatgattttGTTTGTATGTAGGCATTTTATTTCCTGTTAATAAAGAATGTTAATATACAacataaatctagataattttattccaaataaagtcagaccataaagacaattctggattaaatttactgatgcaaaaaagccacacaggctcatttatttagcctttatttatttagttaatgatttttattgtcaataagAAAGACATTTAAGAAGATTGGTATGAAGTtaaaatgtcctcctgtttgtcacgcCCCACCCATCATACTTTTTTCTCCACAGGCGGTTTCTTCCGCACCAGCTTAATCGACCGGAACCTGGTGGACTTCTTCGTGCCGTTCCTGCCCCTGGAGTTCAAACACGTGGTCCAGTGCGTGATGGCCGAGATGAAAGCACGAAACCTGGACCTGGACCAAGACGTCGCCGACCAAGTGGCCAAAGACTTGGTTTACTTTCCCAAAGTTGATCGAGTTTTCTCAGCCAAAGGCTGCAAAACGATAGACAGCAAGTTGGACTACTACACTAAAGACTGACCACACTCAGGGACAACACGGACCCTTTTAGATTGATAGACATCTGCGCCTGCTGAGCAGTTCTAGATTtcaacttctttttttaactctaaAGTCTCACAAGTGCTTTTCCTCAAGAGTTGATGAATCTCAGTGGCTTTCTGTCACTTTTGTGTATAATCTGATTCCTTTGTGCGTCTAAACAtcgtgattatttatttttgaaccattgttttctgttgaaatgttaaacacatttactctaATTAAAATGTACAGAAGGTTACGTCAACGCAGCCGTATTTTCTTCAAATAAATGTCACTTTTTACCCTCAGATTTCCTTCTTAGAAAATCAAGAACTCATCAGAACCTTGTTTTTATAAGAGCAAAACGTCcttatgttttcttttattagtGTTGGACATTGTGATGGATTCACCACTGGTTTTATAAACGTTTAGAGCTTTCTGTGGGCTCTGAAAACTCAAAGATCTACTGTGAAACGAAGGCTTTATTACTGTAAATTAATAAATTTTTAGGGCTTCAGATAAACAAATGATTCAGCTTCAAAtgctttgttcttttttgatttgtgtGTAGTGTTAAGTTGGAAACTTTAAAGTGATAATCAGACGTTGCCTGTattaaaaccataattaaataTGCAACGTTAACTTCTAAAGGAACCAGAgacattttagttttaattgctttgtgtttttgtaacaaaTTAGATCGAGATGGATTTCTGCAGTGAGAACAGACGATCTGAGCGACGTACAGATTCAGACGCTTGACAGTTGGACCTTTGGAGAAGTTGGTGAAGAACAGTCCTGCTTTCTGGCGATCGTAGTTCAGGTAATCAATAAGGTGGAACTACAGGAAGTAGTGATTAAATCACAGTAATTAATTGTAAAAATCACCCGTTTTGCAGCTCTGAGGTTTGGCtatgttctatgaatctgtgataaccacatttatttatctgaataatatctactgttatccagaaGTTTATTTGTGCCATTGTATATATTCGTCATAAAAacgtaaatccttgttttaatcagaaataaaatgggttaagtgacagaaaatggtggtgaaatggtttaaaaaaagggttcaaagtggcATTAATGAGGGGAggtggggtaatgtaatttaaaaagtaggaacaattaatttaaatcgtcaaataatgggcatgaaaaattgtaaatagggttaaatttgcaaaaaatatgGTAAAACGTGTttgtaagtgctgaaaatgtgcagaaatgcgTAAAGAAAGTgataaaaacaggttaaaatatgacaagtttgtagttgcagaaaaggggtaaaaataagcaaaaagggCTGAAATTGCCCAAAATATACTCTTAGTCTTGAAGGCATtttgtgaccccaaggttgagaacccccacTCTAATTATGGCCAAAGAAACAACTTCAAACAGTCTCATATCAACTTTATTCATCTGTTTTTGTCTGCATATCCAAAGGTGCGTTTGATCCCTCGCTCTGCACGGTCGCCATGACGATGCAGTAAAGTGAAGGTCCGTTGTGTGAAAACAATGTTTGTTTACACCCTGACGTGGGGTTTGAGAGTCTTACACCAACAGGACTGCATTAATACAGCCGTCGTTCTCTGGGTTATTTGTCACCTGTGCGTATTTACctgagaaaggaaaaaaaaaagatccgtTAGCATCAGACGCCAGAAAAATTAGCTTATTTTAAAGTTACACCACAAGTAAATGCATGAGCAGCAAGTGTGGCCTAAAAGCTTTGAAATGTAAATCTGTCTAACaaaacattattatgcaccatattcagcctgatttatttttattttttaacgctCCCTttaacagtgcgctgacatgctctggtggctgaagtcaGCAAGCAAAtcagactgttgaagacgcaCAAAAGATATAAGTCCTTTTGGGTCTGAGTCCTTCaaacagtccgtgatttactctctaacttcagccaccagagcgtgtcagcgcactgtttaaggaaaAGTAgagatttcatgttttttttttttttttaatcctctttCTCTAGGAAATTACAGCTACATCTTTTTTCAATTGATCCGAGTCTTGGTTCGATATGTAATCAATAACTAAATCAAGTTTACACTAAAGccttgtaaaataaatgatgatacacTTTGTGTATGTATATCTGCACATAAAACAGGTGAgcaattaaaacaaatcaagtTGCTACAAGAACAAATATGAAGGATCAAtttaatattaacaaaaaaaaaaatcagaaaactgaagaaaaattatgataaataaaattatttggtaataaaataaatacaaagtatcaaataaaataaagtgaaattgaAAATATTAACTTATAACCTGCTGATAAATTTGACAACTTATCAGTCTTGATTTTTGCTCTACAAAAAACTCTACAAATCTGTGACAAATGAACATGAACAACAGTCCATTTTTAACATGCTACAACTccctttttaattttaaagaatttttcaTAACTTCAGCCAAGAGCCtgtcttctgctgctgctgcttattGGAGTGTGTTCGAAAGTGTTGCCGATCAGATTGACAGTTTCCAGCCCAATCACATCTTAGAACCCGCccattccaataaaaacaagCCCAAACCACAAAGTTGCCAGACATCCATGTAATAGAAAACAGACCCAGAGCTTCAAATAACCACATGTAAATGATAGATGAAaaggttttgttcattttaaacgtttttactgatgattttaaatgtcttgttgccgactttaatgttcttattgattttaagctgttttctgttgcactttttgatcatgtaaagcacattgagttgccttgtgtatgaaatgcattgtacaaatacattttccctGCATCCCAATCCCAGGTTAGTAATAATGCCAACTGCACGTACAAAGGTGCACTTTAAAGCTGTGTAGGCCTAGcacatttcattatattatttacatCACAAATGACCTGTACGAGGACTATATGCAAAACTAATCAAAATGATGCAGACAGAGCACACCTGTGGTACTGAAAGATACACAGCAGTTAGTGACATTATAAACACAAACTAGTTTTTAATTCAATGAGCAAATGCCGTAGAATTTGTGGGCTACAGTTACCAAAATCAGTCCCAGTTCCAATAAGACAGTGACATAAGTCTAAAACTGTAACGATAatgttaaatgaatatggtgaataataagtaaataatttgtaaaaaaacaaactgtggtAAATGTGGTGCACACTGACCCCAGATGACTTTTCCTCCCTGCGTGACCAAGCCCAGCTCGCTGACGTTGACCTCCACGACGGTTCCTTTGGTGATGACGCCCAGAGACGTGTACAAAGGCGACGACGGGTTCTTCTTCACCCCCAGGATGGGGAGGCAGAACGTAGCCTTGAGCTCTGGGTGTGTGACGTGAGCCTTCTTAAAGCGCAGACCCTGTGTAGGAGCAGTAGACAGATGGTGGGGGTCAGCATCAGCACTAGCCTCAGCCGCTGAGGATGAATAAACAAGCGACTCACCATGGGTCTGATGAAACGTTCGTATTTCGGCGGTTTACGGGTGAAGCCGTCGCCGACGAAGCAGACTTTAGTGACCATCCTCTTCCAGGCTTTCTTCTGCCTCTTTCCTGTTCGCAGGACTTTCAGCACCTCCGTTTCACCCTGAGCGCGCACTTTAGGGAGCGGCACCTCCCATTTTCCCTGCAGAGGAAGGCCCACAGTTTGTATTTAAAGCAACAGGCGTGGAAAAGTCACGTCACTGGGtcgtctaaaaaaaaaaaaaattctgaaatttttaccaattgttccgtgattatttaATAAGCACGCTGCATTTTTAGTTTGAGCTGATTAATACTGAGAtgtggacaatttagtgagggggggtgtgtccttatttttcttccatgttcatcttccaatatctcaggaactccatcacacagaaaggtaaatatggtatagtaatatagctccacccactctctcagaatatagaaatagatctgctatacatcatatctggtggacatgtcagctcctctaaatagtcacaaagtcagtgtgtgtttgggtctggaacatgtttggtccttcagtaaactacttagcatatgtctcagctccctgtaatatgatcagcttagagctatgaacatagactgttcgcAACACTAATCATTAGTCACATATGCATTGGCTCTTGGGTCACACGCTCTAAAAATCCgaaacaaattatttatttttactattttcattggccgataactgcatgtgggaatgtaagaataAAACTGATCTGTTTTAGTGGAATAATTTTaagaaaatttgccagattcaAAAGTTCAAGAGTTCTTTGTAAATATTGTAGATTTAAAtagaatttttgtatttggagaggctgagatatctacaactgaattagttgatcATTTACATAATGTTTCATGTTCTAGTATTTTAAAAGCCTACTTTTTTTTGggatatggaaaaaaaatgactatgcaactttttattttttggactaCAACTCTGGtttatttgattattaaaaaacctTTACATGATGCCGTTGTAGGTtggctctgtgtcttataatcatttatacgagagtaggtggagctatatTACTGTACCAAATTTCACTTTTCTGTGTGATattcctgagatattagaagctgaaaatgggaaaaaataaaataaggacaagctaaaatcaacacataaaccctctcactaaattgtccatatctcagaaagtattcatctgatcaaactaaaaatatacagtgtGTTTAAttacggaacaattggtaaaaatatcaGAATGTTTTTAAACCTAATTGCGTGGGATGTCCTAAAAAGTTGTTAAAATGACTAAGAACTCTTCCTGGTGCACTTACAGCCTTTTCCTTCCTTTTCTGTTTGATCATGTTGGACAGAACTTTGGCCCTGGAC
It includes:
- the nsa2 gene encoding ribosome biogenesis protein NSA2 homolog encodes the protein MPQNEHIELHRKRHGYRLDHHEKKRKKESREVHERSHKARKLIGLKAKLYHKQRHAEKIQMKKTIKMHEQRRTKQKSDDKTPEGAVPAYLLDREGQSRAKVLSNMIKQKRKEKAGKWEVPLPKVRAQGETEVLKVLRTGKRQKKAWKRMVTKVCFVGDGFTRKPPKYERFIRPMGLRFKKAHVTHPELKATFCLPILGVKKNPSSPLYTSLGVITKGTVVEVNVSELGLVTQGGKVIWGKYAQVTNNPENDGCINAVLLV